CAAGAAGTCGAAGCTCAAAAGGACAGCGGCAAATTGGGCAaggtggtcaagaagaaggttaCGGAAGCTGAGCTGGCTGCCATTGACCCTTATCCTTTCTACTTCTACCCTGCGCAGGTGGCAGGCCTCATGAACTGCCAAAGCCCCCCAGAAGCACATTTGAAGGGCGCTCTCAAAGGTCTCGGGTATCGCGTTACTCGAAGCCATTGCAAGGCTGGCAGCATCAAGACCGATGCGCCATGGTCAGTCATCTTCCACGTCTTTCGAGAATGGGTCCGTCAAAAGGCACCTGTCAAGGAAGCCAATATCAAGGAGGGAAGTCTTGCCTGGAGACTTTTGCGCTTGGGGGAGAAGCAGGAGACAACCGAAGGGGCCCCGACGGAACCAACTAAAGTGGACGAGGCGGTTTCCAAGATCACCGAGGTGGTCTTCGATGAGGAACTGGGCCGCGAGGAGAATAAGCAGAAGCTTGTGCGATACCAAATGAATCCGAAGGAGAACTGGGGCCCGATGAGCCGAGCCACTGGAAAGTGATGATGGCTCAGCGGAAGTTACGGACAAAATAAATTGCATCAACAAGCAGCGCGTGGTTGGTGTCACCGCCATGTCTGACATGTCGGAATCGTGGCTTGTGTTGGACACGGAATCGCGCAAGGAATACGACATCGAATGGAATTGGCGAGGGAGTGGCTGACTGATAGAAACCCCGAGGGTTCCAACTTGCGACTCCTTGATTGCCAACTGTTGGTGTCTGGAGAATACTCCGTACTCCACTACCGTTGACCCCACCAAGGAACCACCCGGCAGGATGCTTGATAACGCAATCGGGCACTCGACTCTCGGTTGCAGACGTCCTTGCTTCaaaggggtggttttgagTGCAGCTCAAACCCTCTTACACCATCCATCAGTCTGGTGAGCATTAGAAATCAAATATCCACCTCACAATTAAATTGTCAGTCATAAATTCCACATTTTGCTTTGTTTTCGCCCATTTTTCCAAGGTCAAAATGTCGTTCCTTTGCAGGCTCATGCCCCGATCCTTCAGAAGGCGCACAGGCGCCAAAATGACTGCCGTTCACATGCCGAGAAATGCTGCCACAGCGACCCAgacgacaacagcagccacatcaacaccagccagcatcaccaacagcgATGATCTCAGCCAACTCAACCATGATCAAATTGTGTTCATTCTGCCTGCCACCAGAACAAAAGTCTCCAGTGGCGACGGTTACTTGATCTACAGCCTCATTGAGGTGTCGCCTGAAACCATCAAAATCGACAATAGTGATGGTGTGGATGAAAAGCAACAGCCCTTCAAGCTTGAGGTAACACACGCCTCGCAACTACCGAAGGATCCGGAGCTCGCCCAGCTCTTACTACCACAACACCCGACAGACGGGGAAGGATCCCAGCTCCCGCCGCCACATCTCCGATCGGACACCCACATCATCGTTAGTACCAGATCTGGCATCCGACTGGCTGTTCCCTTTTACGAGGTGGTGCTGAGGCCGTTGTTGGATGCGCTCGGACTTGAGGATGGCCCAAAGTCCGAGCGGGGTTATGGATATGAGGTGACCATCACGGAAAACGAGCACACAATTCGGGATTTTGCCTGGACACATCTCACTCAGGATAGGACGAGAAAGAGGACGATTGTGCTGCTGagtggggatggaggggtggtggactTGCTGAATGGGATTGGGGAGGCGCAGGAGCATCATGATACCAATGAGGTGCCCACTGTCGGGATTTTGCCGTTGGGAACGGGAAATGCGCTTTTTCACAGCTTGCACAAGCTTGAATATGGGAGGTATCCAGAGGGGAAGGGGCCAAGCTCGTTGGTTTTGGGGCTGAGGACTTTGTTTACGGGGCGGTCGGAGAGGTTGCCGACTTTTAGGGCCGAGTTTTCTAGGGGGGCGAAGTTGATCGGGGCGCCCAAGCCGATTGTGAAGgacggggaggtggaggatgagggtgggaaggggttgaaggaggtggatCATCTTGTGGGCGCGATTGTGGCTTCTTATGGGTTTCATGCAAGTTTGGTTTGGGAAAGTGATACACCTGCGTATAGGGTTCATGGGGATAAGAGGTTCgggatggcggcgggggagttGTTAAAGGAGTCGCATGCCTATGATGCTGATGTCGAAGTGCGGCTGAAGGGTCAGGAGGAATTCAAGCcgttggtgaggaaggggaagggtgaggaaggtggaaAATATGACTATGTGCTGGCAACCATGGTGTCAAACTTGGAGAAAACGTTTACGGTCAGTCCGGATAGCAAGCCGTTCGAGGGACAGCTGAGGTTGGTGCATTTTGGGGATGTGGGCGGGGAGAAGACGATGGAGATTATGCAGGCGGCATacaggggaggggagcacaTCAAGATGGAGGAAGTTGGGTatgaggaggtcgaggctGTAAAGGTAGTTATCAAAGAGGAAGACCCTAGGTGGCGGAAGGTGTGCATCGATGGCACTATTGTAGAGATTAAGAAGGGGGGCTGGATGAAGGTTAgaaaggagaggggggagagacTGAAGGTTTTAGTTGCATAAGATGCTCCGTCTACTCAGGGGAGCAAGAGTTGCTCTGGATGAGAGTATATATGGCTGTAACTATGGGAAGTGGTAGGTTGTCAGGAGGCCTGTTGTGTGTTCATGCTAGATACTGGAGTTATTAGCTATCCTCGTGTCAAGTGCACCATTCGTTCAAGATTTTGGCTTCCTTCCTTGCTAAGGTTTCGACTAAATTGCAAGTGTTGTCATTTGTTTCCACATATATACCAATTTCGCCGTCTACTGTATCAACAACCAATGGTTTCGTGGTGTAGTTGGTTATCACGTCAGTCTAACACACTGAAGGTCTCCAGTTCGAGCCTGGACGAAATCAACCATTCTTCTTtttcaattttttttttcattctTTCTGTACCTCAGAAGGTGTCGGTCTATTTTGTGTTTATTGCAGCTACAAAATTTCACGTAAATGCCATGGTGGTCATGTTGTGGTATTAAGATTCGCTGCAGGTTCAGCCATACGAATAGGTGATTCTTTCCCTGGGTGCAACCTTTCGCTTCCACTGCGGGGCAGGCTCTGTTTGACAGAAACCTTCCAAATTGCTGCTGGCCCCTCGTAGCCACTCTGGCCTGGGTGGTTGCAACTTGAACTGTATTGAAGACCTCGAGGTTGGATGTCCATAACTAGGCCCCACGCTCCAACGACCATGGCCAGTCTCGCATACACAGACAAGACAACGATGAAAAACATGGCTGATAATCTGATGCCCTCAGGAAGCAACCAAAGAGCAACGACATCGAACCATAACCCTTTCCCGACCCTCCTTTATGAATGATGGCAATTGTATTGACCTGATCTTCACGATCCAGATGTCGACAACCGCCTGTGCCACCCCATCCGATGATAGCGCAACGGCGCCTTCCCCATCCGTGCTCGAACTGTCTGTCGTTCACTGTAAATCGATCAAACCCACAGCGGCAGCTAATCGGGTCCACGGTGTTTGGGGGTTTCTGGTGACGAAATCGAGACGAAAAGGGGGATCTTGTGAGGCTCGGCCCGAATACAACCATAATGTTGTGGATAGGGCTGGCAGGGTCGCATCCCATCACGGCACTCAGCAATTGACGATTAACGACGATGCGATGACCCGCTCGCATCCGCTATCATCGGGATCCGCTTTGAATGACCGACTCGAGAGTCGACAACAAACTTCGTTCTTTGAAACTCTTCATGGCGAGATTGGTGACAAAGAAGCAACCAAAGCGACTCACGGAATCTGCCATTTCGGACACTCGCGGTTTCTCTCGTGGCACGTGGAGCTGCAGTTGCAGCTGCGGAACAAGTCTCACAAGGGAGGTCTCAGTGTGGCTCTGTTACAACCTGCCAAGCCATGTCAGCATTGTAAGCACGTGAGCACGGTTGGTCACGCAACCACGGCGACCCACGAGGCCAGGAGCGACCCCGAGACAATTGATCGCGGGGTATGGCGCCGAGAGAAATGGCACAAGACCTGCGGGCAGGAGGACACTGGACGACCAGGTAATGATAGCACCTGGGATGGCACCTATAATGCGGCATATTAAGCGAGTTGGATACAGTTCCCCAATCAGCTCGGCATATCTACTTAAGAATTATTTACGAGCAGCGAACTTCCTTCGCTACTTACACCAGTCCTTACCTAAATAGCTTTAAATCTAAGTCTTTATCTGATTCTCACAGGAAGAGCCAATACGCCTTACGCCGCCTTTATTGCCCAGTTACAGCCTGACTTTCTACCAACATAAAACCTGCACCAACAGACCCTTGCCCTAATGTACCAGAGTAAGAGTCTGGGCGTAACAGGCTCTGACAACCTCGTGGTAAACGGTCGACGAGAGGTCGCGACATCTACGCCAGATAAGCATACAACTGATGATCAACAAATTCATGATAGGGACCGTGCTGAGCCGCCTGTGGCTGATCGACGTACGCGATCATTGGCGGTCGATCATCCTGATGATTGGGACCGATAAGCTGATG
This genomic stretch from Podospora bellae-mahoneyi strain CBS 112042 chromosome 1 map unlocalized CBS112042p_1.2, whole genome shotgun sequence harbors:
- a CDS encoding uncharacterized protein (COG:E; EggNog:ENOG503NVCK), which translates into the protein MSFLCRLMPRSFRRRTGAKMTAVHMPRNAATATQTTTAATSTPASITNSDDLSQLNHDQIVFILPATRTKVSSGDGYLIYSLIEVSPETIKIDNSDGVDEKQQPFKLEVTHASQLPKDPELAQLLLPQHPTDGEGSQLPPPHLRSDTHIIVSTRSGIRLAVPFYEVVLRPLLDALGLEDGPKSERGYGYEVTITENEHTIRDFAWTHLTQDRTRKRTIVLLSGDGGVVDLLNGIGEAQEHHDTNEVPTVGILPLGTGNALFHSLHKLEYGRYPEGKGPSSLVLGLRTLFTGRSERLPTFRAEFSRGAKLIGAPKPIVKDGEVEDEGGKGLKEVDHLVGAIVASYGFHASLVWESDTPAYRVHGDKRFGMAAGELLKESHAYDADVEVRLKGQEEFKPLVRKGKGEEGGKYDYVLATMVSNLEKTFTVSPDSKPFEGQLRLVHFGDVGGEKTMEIMQAAYRGGEHIKMEEVGYEEVEAVKVVIKEEDPRWRKVCIDGTIVEIKKGGWMKVRKERGERLKVLVA